The proteins below come from a single Fastidiosipila sanguinis genomic window:
- the dnaN gene encoding DNA polymerase III subunit beta yields MKIVCSKSQLDMAINHVQKAVSVRSTLSLLDSILFVAKDNEVHLTGYDLETGIEVRFEADVIQEGEILLNAKMIAEIVKKLPDETISISSDSQFTTIISSGNSQFNVKGLDASDYPQLPEIDANEKLTIPQSMFKEMISQTIFAVSTDESRPAFNGALLNSNSNVVELVAIDGFRLAVRVEELDYDIPDVKILIPGKALKNIQSILGDNGDLELYTTQNHIKVNVGEVTLISRLIQQDFMDYHKILPNTYSTRIEINTKDFYHAVERADLILPNQDRRYPMSLKFTGSQIMNVTATTNVGNMEDGVELNYFDGDELEIDFNQRYFLDALKVINDENVTVEFNGPVGPCIIQPVEGNYFTYLILPLRR; encoded by the coding sequence ATGAAAATTGTTTGTTCAAAAAGTCAGTTAGATATGGCTATAAACCATGTTCAAAAAGCAGTTTCTGTAAGATCTACATTATCACTATTAGATAGTATATTGTTCGTTGCAAAAGATAATGAAGTTCATTTAACAGGATACGACCTAGAAACAGGAATTGAAGTTAGGTTTGAAGCTGATGTAATTCAAGAAGGAGAAATTTTACTAAATGCTAAGATGATTGCAGAAATCGTCAAGAAACTTCCTGATGAGACAATCAGTATTAGTTCAGATTCTCAATTTACAACTATTATTAGTTCTGGTAATTCTCAGTTTAATGTTAAAGGTTTAGATGCTAGTGATTATCCACAACTACCAGAAATTGATGCAAATGAGAAATTAACAATTCCTCAAAGTATGTTTAAAGAAATGATTAGCCAAACTATTTTTGCTGTTTCAACAGATGAATCTAGACCAGCTTTTAATGGTGCCTTATTAAATAGTAATAGTAACGTGGTTGAATTGGTTGCAATCGATGGTTTTAGGTTGGCAGTTAGAGTTGAAGAATTAGATTATGATATTCCAGATGTTAAGATTTTAATTCCAGGTAAAGCTCTAAAAAATATCCAATCAATTTTAGGTGATAATGGTGATTTAGAACTTTATACAACACAAAATCATATTAAAGTAAATGTTGGTGAAGTTACATTAATTTCAAGATTAATTCAACAAGACTTTATGGATTACCATAAAATCTTACCAAATACATATTCAACAAGAATTGAAATTAATACTAAAGACTTCTACCATGCTGTTGAAAGAGCTGATTTGATATTACCAAACCAAGATAGAAGATATCCAATGAGTTTAAAATTCACAGGTTCACAAATAATGAACGTAACAGCTACTACTAACGTTGGTAACATGGAAGATGGTGTTGAATTAAACTACTTTGACGGAGATGAGTTAGAAATTGATTTTAACCAAAGATATTTCTTAGACGCATTGAAAGTAATTAATGATGAAAATGTCACAGTAGAATTTAATGGTCCTGTTGGTCCATGTATAATTCAACCAGTTGAAGGTAATTACTTTACATACTTAATTTTACCATTGCGTAGATAA
- the remB gene encoding extracellular matrix regulator RemB, translating to MYLHIGGEYQISTRYIIAIFDIDEITRENNLISLEFLSNIEKNKFLDIVSLEIPRSLIITLDRNYLSPISADTLKQRIKNGIKNYY from the coding sequence ATGTACTTACATATTGGTGGAGAATATCAGATATCTACGAGATATATAATTGCGATATTTGATATAGATGAAATTACAAGAGAGAATAATTTAATATCACTAGAATTTCTTAGTAATATAGAAAAAAATAAATTTCTCGACATTGTTTCTTTAGAAATTCCAAGGTCTTTAATTATAACTTTGGATAGAAATTATTTGTCACCAATATCAGCCGACACACTTAAACAACGCATAAAAAATGGGATAAAAAATTACTATTAA
- the gyrB gene encoding DNA topoisomerase (ATP-hydrolyzing) subunit B, which yields MDENQDAFDTTNERVYDESAITVLEGLEAVRKRPGMYIGDTTTRGLHHLLYEIVANSVDEALAGRCDQIEVILNKDGSVTVIDDGSGIPVGEHPQMKIPTVEVVHTQLHAGGKFGEGAYSISGGLHGVGASVVNALSEWMDVYVKRNGNIYKMSFARGKTTSKLEIVGTVDNGETGTTTIFKPDPEIFPENEFDFDTIITRYREMAFLNSEVSIDLIDDRDDEEVKKVSLHYEGGIIAFVEYLNRKKHPIHEDPIYIATSGDEGYVEISMQYTTSYTENVYSYANNIATTEGGTHLTGFRSALTKVINDYLRNNNLIKDSEANLTGDDVREGLTAIISVKLPDPQFEGQTKGRLGNSYMRTMVEQVMNDKLPAYLEEHPQEARAIAEKVLAASRARIAARKAREMTRRKTVFDNNSLPGKLADCQSNDPKLTELFIVEGDSAGGTAKIGRERKYQAILALWGKMLNVERSRIDKVFSNEKLQPIVMALGTGIGEDFDISKLRYGKIIIMADADVDGAHIRTLLLTFFYRYLKELVDEGHVYVACPPLYKISNGKEDVYAYDEAEAAKIIEEKGWKNPKMQRFKGLGEMDAEQLWETTMDPANRKLLQVKAEDITEADETISVLMGDEVEPRREFIEENAEKAEID from the coding sequence ATCGATGAAAATCAGGATGCCTTTGATACTACCAACGAGAGGGTTTACGATGAAAGTGCTATTACTGTTTTGGAAGGTTTAGAAGCAGTAAGAAAAAGACCTGGTATGTATATTGGTGATACTACTACACGTGGTCTACATCACTTACTGTATGAGATTGTTGCCAACTCAGTTGATGAAGCGTTGGCAGGTCGTTGCGACCAAATAGAAGTTATTTTAAACAAGGATGGTTCCGTTACTGTTATAGATGATGGTAGTGGTATTCCTGTTGGTGAGCATCCACAGATGAAGATACCAACCGTTGAAGTGGTTCATACCCAATTGCATGCTGGTGGTAAATTCGGAGAAGGTGCTTATAGTATTTCTGGTGGTTTACATGGTGTTGGTGCTTCCGTTGTCAATGCGTTGAGTGAATGGATGGATGTTTACGTTAAACGTAACGGTAATATCTATAAAATGAGTTTTGCAAGAGGTAAAACAACCAGCAAATTAGAAATCGTTGGTACCGTTGACAATGGTGAAACAGGAACAACAACCATATTTAAACCAGATCCTGAGATTTTCCCTGAGAATGAATTTGATTTCGATACAATTATAACCAGATATAGAGAGATGGCTTTCTTAAATAGTGAAGTAAGCATTGATCTTATTGATGACAGAGATGATGAGGAAGTTAAGAAGGTATCTTTACACTATGAAGGTGGAATAATAGCTTTCGTAGAGTATTTAAATAGAAAGAAACATCCAATTCATGAGGATCCTATTTATATAGCAACATCTGGTGATGAAGGTTATGTAGAAATTTCTATGCAATATACAACAAGCTATACCGAGAATGTATATTCTTATGCTAATAACATAGCAACAACCGAAGGTGGTACTCATTTAACTGGTTTTAGGTCAGCTTTGACAAAAGTTATTAATGATTATCTAAGAAATAACAACTTAATTAAGGACTCTGAAGCCAATTTAACCGGTGATGACGTTAGAGAAGGTCTGACAGCAATTATTAGCGTTAAACTTCCAGATCCTCAATTTGAGGGACAGACTAAGGGTAGACTCGGTAATAGCTATATGAGAACTATGGTGGAACAAGTCATGAATGACAAGTTACCAGCCTATCTAGAAGAGCACCCACAAGAAGCACGAGCAATTGCAGAAAAAGTTTTAGCCGCATCTAGAGCAAGAATTGCAGCTAGAAAAGCAAGAGAAATGACTCGTAGAAAAACTGTCTTTGATAATAACTCCTTACCTGGAAAATTAGCGGATTGCCAAAGCAATGATCCAAAATTAACTGAATTATTTATTGTTGAGGGAGACTCTGCGGGTGGTACAGCTAAAATTGGTAGAGAGAGAAAGTATCAGGCAATCTTAGCATTATGGGGCAAAATGCTCAATGTAGAGCGTTCAAGAATTGACAAAGTCTTCTCAAATGAGAAACTTCAACCTATAGTTATGGCATTAGGAACTGGTATAGGCGAAGATTTTGACATAAGTAAGCTAAGATATGGAAAAATAATTATCATGGCTGACGCTGACGTTGATGGAGCACACATTAGAACGTTATTGCTAACATTCTTCTATAGATACCTTAAAGAATTAGTTGATGAAGGTCATGTTTATGTTGCATGTCCACCTCTATATAAAATTAGTAATGGTAAAGAAGATGTTTATGCATATGATGAAGCTGAAGCAGCTAAAATAATTGAAGAAAAAGGCTGGAAGAATCCTAAGATGCAAAGATTTAAAGGTCTTGGTGAGATGGATGCTGAACAGCTATGGGAAACTACAATGGATCCTGCTAATAGAAAATTGCTACAAGTTAAGGCAGAAGATATAACTGAAGCAGATGAAACAATAAGCGTTCTTATGGGTGATGAAGTTGAACCAAGAAGAGAATTTATTGAAGAAAATGCTGAAAAGGCTGAAATAGATTAA
- the recF gene encoding DNA replication/repair protein RecF (All proteins in this family for which functions are known are DNA-binding proteins that assist the filamentation of RecA onto DNA for the initiation of recombination or recombinational repair.) — MIVSELTLHNFRNYKDINIKPNPGLNVLFGQNGQGKTNLVEALYLCACARSHRTAKDIELIKHNSNNYKIDLKYYSSKKGEIDYSFERHLGLFYGKKTGSSSNQRVLYKDYVQLNKTVDFVGNFHAVMFAPEDLEIVKSGPAVRRRFLDLLLSQIKTSYFVALQNYFRILKQRNNLLKNFRDAEKFKLNEFDSIQLDIWDEELINVAVYIVNERINVLAKISEYARSIHKHISDGREYISFKYMSNTKIHEDMNETEMKEAFTNRLKQNRSRDIALGSTSYGPHRDDFDIYINEYNARNYASQGQQRTIVLALKMAELQIIEDITNEVPILLLDDVLSELDQTRREKLINSLENTQIFITTTDPEQLDKNWLSNSKKHGISYFKVDSASVQELSN; from the coding sequence ATGATTGTCAGCGAATTAACTTTACATAACTTTAGAAATTATAAAGATATTAATATTAAGCCGAATCCAGGTTTAAATGTTTTGTTCGGTCAAAATGGGCAGGGGAAAACTAATCTGGTGGAGGCTTTATATTTATGTGCTTGTGCCAGAAGCCATAGAACGGCTAAAGATATTGAATTAATTAAACATAATTCTAATAATTACAAAATAGATTTAAAATATTATTCTTCAAAAAAAGGTGAGATTGATTATTCATTTGAGAGACACCTTGGATTATTTTATGGAAAGAAAACTGGTAGCAGTAGTAATCAAAGAGTACTTTATAAAGATTATGTTCAATTAAATAAAACTGTTGATTTTGTTGGTAACTTTCATGCAGTTATGTTTGCACCAGAAGATTTAGAAATTGTTAAATCAGGTCCAGCTGTTAGAAGAAGATTTTTAGATTTATTATTATCTCAAATTAAAACTAGTTATTTTGTTGCGTTGCAAAATTATTTTAGAATTTTAAAACAACGAAACAACCTGTTGAAAAATTTCAGAGATGCAGAAAAATTTAAGCTAAACGAATTTGACTCAATCCAATTAGATATTTGGGATGAAGAATTAATAAACGTTGCAGTTTATATTGTAAACGAGAGAATAAACGTATTGGCAAAAATAAGTGAATACGCAAGGAGTATTCATAAGCATATTTCAGATGGTAGAGAGTATATAAGTTTCAAATATATGAGCAATACTAAAATTCATGAGGATATGAATGAGACTGAGATGAAGGAAGCCTTTACCAATAGGTTGAAACAAAATAGATCGAGAGATATTGCATTAGGATCAACTTCATATGGTCCACATCGAGATGATTTTGATATATATATTAATGAATATAATGCTAGAAATTATGCTTCACAAGGACAACAGAGAACCATCGTGTTGGCACTCAAAATGGCTGAGTTGCAAATTATTGAAGATATTACCAATGAAGTACCAATACTTTTATTAGATGATGTTTTAAGTGAATTAGATCAAACTAGAAGAGAAAAATTAATAAATAGTTTAGAAAATACTCAAATTTTTATAACAACAACAGATCCTGAACAACTTGATAAAAACTGGTTAAGTAATTCTAAAAAACATGGAATTTCTTACTTCAAAGTTGATTCTGCATCGGTGCAAGAGCTATCTAATTAG
- the dgt gene encoding dGTP triphosphohydrolase, with protein sequence MKKELTWNELLSTNRSRASSAKASKNDGRNAFEKDYHRIILSASFRRLQDKTQVFPLDQSDFVRTRLTHSLEVSSVARSLGSQVTNMLANSEYENIPNYQQSKEIGDLLSCAGLLHDIGNPPFGHYGETTIRNYYKTALERLTFKDKPLKSYLNKQMEEDLLNFEGNAQVLRLLSKLHYLKDEHGMNLTYGLLNTLIKYPVNSLLVNPDIDDVRYHKLGYFWAERDLFKAITTDTNTFINNFDENDKIDNLLEDSSKVNESMKQLSFAPELRNSVAVRHPLTYLLEAADDISYRTADIEDASRKGKISYSDLKNYLTKSSRIGEYEENIIATYTKAVNKLDECLEDAKKNHEEKSSLYAIQNWLIYIQKILIESIGQTFVDNYQLIMSGDYKYDLFHNNLAGLILNVLGDLAYDYVFSSQSIVELEVAADAIITGLLDKFVPAAIHFDTEIEQNPVEKRLIALISDNYRLAYKREAEGKSEGEKLYRRLLLVNDYICGMTDSFARDLYYKFNGIY encoded by the coding sequence ATGAAAAAAGAATTAACCTGGAATGAATTACTAAGCACAAATCGCAGTAGAGCATCATCTGCTAAAGCAAGTAAAAATGATGGAAGAAATGCATTTGAAAAAGATTACCATCGTATAATTCTAAGTGCTTCTTTTAGAAGACTACAAGATAAGACACAAGTTTTTCCTTTAGATCAAAGTGACTTTGTTAGAACTAGATTAACACACTCATTAGAAGTATCTTCGGTTGCAAGATCACTTGGTAGTCAAGTTACCAATATGTTGGCAAACAGTGAGTATGAAAATATTCCTAATTACCAACAAAGTAAAGAGATTGGTGATCTTTTATCCTGTGCAGGATTATTGCATGATATTGGTAACCCACCTTTTGGACATTATGGTGAAACAACAATTAGAAATTATTATAAGACTGCTCTTGAAAGATTAACTTTCAAGGATAAACCTTTGAAATCTTATCTAAATAAACAAATGGAAGAAGATTTATTGAATTTTGAAGGAAATGCTCAAGTGTTGAGACTTTTATCTAAGCTTCATTATTTAAAAGATGAACATGGAATGAACTTAACTTATGGATTACTTAATACCTTAATTAAATATCCAGTTAACTCATTGTTAGTTAATCCAGACATAGATGATGTAAGATACCATAAATTGGGATATTTCTGGGCTGAAAGAGATTTATTTAAAGCAATAACTACAGATACAAATACTTTTATTAATAATTTCGATGAAAATGATAAGATTGACAATTTATTGGAAGATTCAAGCAAGGTAAATGAGAGTATGAAGCAATTAAGTTTCGCACCAGAATTAAGAAATTCTGTCGCTGTAAGACATCCACTAACATACTTATTAGAAGCGGCAGATGATATTTCCTATAGAACAGCAGATATTGAAGATGCATCTAGAAAAGGCAAAATATCTTATTCTGATTTGAAAAACTATCTAACAAAATCAAGCAGGATAGGGGAATACGAAGAAAATATAATTGCAACCTATACAAAAGCAGTTAATAAGTTAGACGAGTGTTTAGAAGATGCGAAGAAGAATCACGAAGAAAAATCATCATTATATGCAATCCAAAATTGGTTGATATATATACAAAAAATATTGATTGAATCAATTGGTCAGACATTTGTAGATAATTATCAATTAATAATGAGTGGGGACTATAAATATGATTTGTTCCATAATAACTTAGCTGGGCTAATACTAAACGTTCTCGGAGATCTTGCGTATGACTATGTATTTTCTAGTCAATCAATTGTTGAATTAGAGGTAGCTGCAGATGCCATAATTACAGGATTATTAGACAAATTTGTACCTGCAGCTATACATTTTGATACAGAAATAGAACAAAATCCAGTTGAAAAAAGACTAATAGCCTTAATTTCAGATAACTATAGACTAGCCTATAAACGTGAAGCAGAAGGCAAAAGCGAAGGGGAGAAGCTGTATAGACGTTTACTATTGGTAAATGATTATATCTGTGGTATGACAGATAGTTTTGCTAGAGATTTATATTATAAATTTAATGGTATTTATTAA
- a CDS encoding transglutaminase-like domain-containing protein, whose product MSNTTSSNVDKELTRNIAGNKLKKEFILASLSFIFALFSNMLLVHITNFPISWLGGLIFTLGLTLIFTLLFYNWKTSAGFLGVLLILSLALLIPSFRGFVGNSLQAFDGVFKDSANLLGKFFAEGFTFFNGNFTDADAKAYTFLGFSTLFINTILSTLLIQKISTHWYPWIYTVLILTLGIHLNIGGLFIYIVPLLAVSVIMTLMSSAYLHNLFQTASAKSTNKHLEKVGIHLIFIVIISITLSAIFGKSADYNKIYSPFWQGIVDDVMTIFPKSFQNELSVNSYSIGQDGFYPLTERLGGSVELKDQKIAEITGTAPQLLKVQSSDFYNGLSWFRTVNNPNYRYDSPFNRGSEIDVFNEPANKDFFKHLNGTGENEVFKNYSYKLKPLRQGTQILFLSGTPTHLESSRDEALLFYFNQAGMIYAKESFNNEHFYGVSTYNIDANSLGFNAYEPNMSRLSELDSAAKQFAAENKTLSNQKNAYQNYLQVPDSPLYQAGGTIYELAKSIASENTGLYTTAQALLTYFVNNPEFSYTLDVETPPDNVDFLDYFLNTKVGYCTYYATAMTMMARLNGIPARYVEGYTLRDLNKSNGGNAGASSFLNSKYAHAWTEVYLNGLGWVALDPTPGYSDNSDQDVIEPTPTPSPTPEPTTTPSTEATTENNESTTTPSSSSSNTTSTTTDSEQNQENSRVDLKALWSTLLIILGIALLLLLAYLYYRYRLRFINNIHNLDIMKTKFNDRKAHANYYWDELLNLHGILSKFSLDETMTELDLAQLLENTETEYLNSKQDKSVGNKFKSRVNWQELANIIVENKYSRNGISDEKLQVLAHEFDVLEAFVQEELGNLNYTFKRILPPEQGKINR is encoded by the coding sequence ATGAGTAATACTACTAGCTCTAACGTAGATAAAGAATTGACTAGAAATATTGCTGGCAATAAGCTCAAAAAAGAGTTTATTCTCGCTTCCTTAAGCTTTATATTTGCTTTATTCTCCAATATGTTACTCGTGCATATTACCAACTTCCCTATTTCATGGCTAGGTGGGTTAATTTTCACATTAGGTTTAACTTTGATATTTACTTTACTATTTTACAACTGGAAAACTAGTGCAGGCTTTTTGGGTGTATTGCTAATCTTATCACTTGCTCTTCTTATTCCTAGTTTCAGAGGGTTTGTTGGTAACAGTTTGCAAGCATTTGATGGCGTTTTCAAAGACTCGGCCAATTTATTAGGAAAATTCTTTGCTGAAGGATTTACTTTCTTCAACGGTAATTTTACAGATGCTGATGCAAAAGCTTATACATTCTTAGGCTTCTCTACTTTATTTATAAATACTATTCTGTCCACCCTACTTATTCAGAAAATATCCACACACTGGTATCCTTGGATTTATACAGTCCTTATTTTAACTCTCGGTATACACCTAAACATTGGTGGGTTATTTATATATATAGTCCCATTGCTAGCTGTATCAGTTATCATGACGTTAATGAGTTCTGCGTATTTACATAATTTATTCCAAACAGCATCTGCTAAGTCTACTAATAAACATCTAGAAAAAGTCGGAATTCATTTGATCTTTATTGTAATAATTTCTATTACTTTATCCGCTATTTTTGGAAAGAGTGCTGATTATAATAAAATTTACTCTCCTTTCTGGCAAGGTATTGTTGATGATGTTATGACTATTTTCCCTAAATCCTTCCAGAATGAGCTCAGTGTTAATTCGTACTCTATTGGTCAAGATGGTTTTTATCCATTGACTGAGAGATTAGGTGGATCAGTTGAATTAAAAGATCAAAAAATTGCTGAAATTACAGGTACAGCTCCACAACTTCTGAAAGTGCAAAGTTCAGATTTTTATAATGGTCTGTCCTGGTTTAGAACAGTTAATAACCCCAACTATAGATATGATTCTCCTTTTAATAGAGGTTCTGAAATTGATGTATTTAATGAGCCTGCTAATAAAGACTTTTTCAAACACTTGAATGGAACTGGAGAAAATGAAGTTTTCAAAAATTATTCCTACAAATTAAAACCTTTACGTCAAGGTACTCAAATTTTATTTTTAAGTGGAACCCCTACTCACCTAGAATCTAGCCGAGATGAGGCCTTACTATTCTACTTCAACCAAGCTGGAATGATTTATGCAAAAGAATCTTTCAACAATGAACATTTTTACGGTGTTTCTACATACAATATTGATGCTAATAGTCTTGGTTTTAATGCCTATGAACCTAACATGAGTAGATTATCCGAACTCGACTCAGCTGCCAAACAATTTGCTGCTGAAAATAAAACTCTAAGCAATCAAAAAAATGCTTACCAAAATTATTTACAAGTACCAGATTCCCCTCTTTACCAAGCAGGTGGAACAATTTATGAACTAGCTAAAAGTATTGCTTCTGAAAATACGGGACTATATACAACTGCACAAGCTTTATTAACTTACTTTGTAAATAACCCTGAGTTTTCTTATACTTTGGATGTCGAAACTCCACCAGATAATGTAGACTTTTTGGATTATTTCTTGAATACCAAAGTAGGCTATTGTACTTATTATGCTACTGCTATGACAATGATGGCAAGATTAAATGGTATTCCTGCTAGATACGTCGAAGGTTATACCCTGAGAGATTTGAATAAAAGCAATGGTGGAAATGCTGGAGCAAGTTCTTTCTTAAACTCAAAATATGCACATGCCTGGACTGAAGTGTATTTGAATGGTCTCGGTTGGGTTGCATTGGATCCTACTCCTGGATATAGCGACAATTCTGATCAGGATGTTATTGAACCTACACCTACTCCAAGCCCAACACCTGAGCCAACAACAACTCCAAGTACTGAGGCAACAACCGAAAACAACGAAAGCACTACAACTCCAAGTTCAAGTAGCTCTAATACTACAAGTACGACAACTGATTCTGAACAAAATCAGGAAAATTCAAGAGTTGATCTCAAAGCTCTTTGGTCTACCCTGCTAATAATTCTTGGTATAGCTCTGCTATTACTGCTTGCCTATTTGTATTACAGGTATAGATTGAGATTTATAAATAATATTCATAACTTAGATATCATGAAAACTAAATTTAATGATAGAAAAGCTCATGCAAATTACTATTGGGATGAATTATTGAATTTACATGGTATTTTGAGTAAGTTTAGTTTAGATGAAACTATGACTGAATTAGATCTTGCACAGTTGTTAGAGAATACTGAAACTGAGTACTTAAATAGTAAACAAGATAAATCTGTTGGTAATAAGTTTAAATCAAGAGTTAATTGGCAAGAGCTTGCAAATATCATTGTAGAAAACAAATATAGCCGCAACGGTATTTCTGATGAGAAGTTGCAAGTACTAGCACATGAATTTGATGTATTAGAAGCCTTTGTCCAAGAAGAATTAGGTAATTTAAATTACACCTTTAAACGTATTCTTCCACCAGAACAAGGTAAAATTAATAGATAA
- the dnaA gene encoding chromosomal replication initiator protein DnaA, whose amino-acid sequence MGINDEITNKIEIIWKKALDLLEDEVSEISFTTWLEPLEAILASDSKFFLMAPNDFHISYCEKFSPLIENTLNIITSRKFEVEFVLNKEEALSNLEAKSFSGEPLIKYETESQKQAHSNSGKLNPNFTFDNFIVGNGNRFAHAACVALAQNPQANTFNPIFLYGGSGLGKTHLMHAIGNYINQNFPDQKILYVQTEQFVNEFIYTIQVNNYDVFRNKYRNCDILLIDDIQFIAGKERMQEEFFHTFNALYESGSNIVITCDKPPQSLLTLEERLRTRFSSGLIVDIQAPDYETRVAILRHNAKINRHNISDDVVEYIASNITSNIRELEGAYNTVMAYSLLAGTIDVETAKDALKDIIQPKTIKQVTPEMIIDMVVSYFNISKRDLLSSKRSKNVTEPRQIAMYLCREVLNLPFKKIGEEFGGKDHTTVMHACTKIESVIKDNDPLVDDIENIRKRIDIN is encoded by the coding sequence ATGGGAATAAATGACGAAATTACTAATAAAATTGAGATAATTTGGAAGAAAGCATTAGACTTATTAGAGGATGAAGTTTCTGAAATTTCTTTTACAACTTGGCTTGAACCTCTAGAAGCTATACTTGCTAGTGATTCTAAATTTTTCTTAATGGCACCTAACGATTTCCACATTAGTTATTGTGAGAAATTTTCACCATTAATTGAGAATACATTAAACATAATTACTTCAAGGAAATTTGAAGTTGAATTCGTATTGAATAAAGAAGAGGCCCTTAGTAATTTAGAAGCTAAGTCATTCTCTGGTGAACCTTTAATTAAATATGAAACTGAATCCCAAAAACAAGCTCACAGTAACTCAGGAAAGCTTAATCCTAACTTTACCTTTGATAATTTTATTGTTGGTAACGGAAATAGATTTGCTCATGCAGCTTGTGTTGCCTTGGCACAAAATCCCCAAGCAAACACCTTCAATCCAATATTCTTATATGGAGGATCTGGATTAGGTAAAACTCACTTGATGCATGCCATTGGTAACTATATCAACCAAAATTTCCCTGATCAAAAAATTCTTTACGTACAGACAGAACAGTTTGTAAACGAGTTCATTTATACAATTCAGGTCAATAACTATGATGTTTTCCGCAATAAATATAGAAACTGTGACATTCTATTAATTGATGATATTCAATTTATTGCTGGTAAAGAAAGAATGCAGGAAGAGTTTTTCCATACATTTAATGCTTTATATGAATCAGGAAGCAATATTGTTATTACCTGTGATAAACCACCTCAAAGTCTATTAACTCTAGAAGAGAGACTAAGAACAAGGTTTTCATCTGGTTTAATTGTAGATATTCAAGCTCCTGATTATGAAACTAGAGTGGCAATTCTAAGACATAACGCAAAAATTAATAGACACAATATTAGTGATGATGTCGTTGAATATATTGCAAGTAATATTACATCTAATATTAGAGAGTTAGAGGGTGCTTACAATACAGTTATGGCATACTCCTTGCTCGCAGGTACTATTGATGTAGAAACTGCCAAGGATGCTCTAAAAGATATAATTCAACCAAAAACTATTAAACAAGTTACTCCTGAAATGATAATTGATATGGTTGTTTCATATTTTAATATTAGTAAAAGAGACCTTCTATCAAGTAAAAGATCTAAGAATGTAACTGAGCCACGTCAAATAGCTATGTATTTGTGCCGTGAAGTCCTCAATTTGCCTTTTAAAAAGATTGGTGAGGAGTTTGGTGGAAAAGATCACACAACAGTTATGCACGCTTGTACAAAGATTGAGAGCGTTATAAAGGATAATGATCCTTTAGTAGATGATATTGAAAATATACGTAAAAGAATTGATATAAACTAA